The following are from one region of the Candidatus Binatia bacterium genome:
- a CDS encoding GGDEF domain-containing response regulator, with amino-acid sequence MIKVLLIEDSETDASQIEDLLRGVERESFEVTCVDSVGAGVEQFAQESFDAVLLEYHLAGGHDVPELANLKDLAPMLPVVLLCTREERDLASLVIGEGAEDYVEENHRSGELLARSVLWAIERVDAAARLAFLSRNDPLTGLVNRAVFRDRVLQTLARSDRNQTSGALLLVDLDSFKAVNDAYGNDTGDILLQHVATQLRNSVRPYDVVARLGGDDFGILLEDVVDAQEAGVVSARLLDAIATPLIVADREIVSTVSIGAALFPSDGTELGALLRSAGFALDRAKRQGGAAVSFYMDVFGPGHGQRMTAAS; translated from the coding sequence ATGATCAAGGTATTGCTCATCGAGGACAGCGAGACGGATGCCTCGCAGATTGAGGATCTCTTGCGCGGAGTCGAGCGCGAGAGCTTCGAGGTTACATGCGTCGATAGCGTCGGCGCGGGTGTCGAGCAGTTCGCACAGGAGTCGTTCGACGCAGTGCTCCTAGAATACCACCTCGCGGGCGGCCATGACGTGCCGGAGCTCGCGAATCTGAAGGACCTCGCGCCGATGCTGCCCGTGGTCCTGCTCTGCACGCGAGAGGAGCGCGATCTCGCGAGTCTTGTCATCGGTGAAGGCGCGGAGGACTACGTCGAAGAGAATCACCGCTCCGGTGAACTCCTTGCGCGCTCGGTCCTTTGGGCGATCGAGCGCGTCGATGCTGCGGCACGGCTTGCCTTCCTTTCGCGCAACGATCCTCTCACGGGCCTCGTCAACCGCGCCGTGTTTCGGGACCGCGTCCTACAGACGCTCGCGCGCAGCGATCGCAACCAGACGTCGGGCGCTCTGCTGCTGGTGGATCTCGATTCGTTCAAGGCCGTCAACGACGCGTATGGCAACGACACGGGAGATATTCTCCTTCAGCACGTCGCGACGCAGCTGCGGAATTCGGTCCGCCCGTACGATGTGGTCGCCCGGTTGGGCGGAGACGACTTTGGTATTCTGCTCGAAGACGTGGTGGATGCTCAGGAGGCCGGGGTGGTCTCCGCTCGCCTGCTCGACGCCATCGCGACGCCGCTGATCGTCGCCGACCGAGAGATCGTGAGTACCGTGAGCATCGGGGCTGCGCTCTTCCCGTCGGACGGCACGGAACTCGGAGCTCTGTTGCGAAGCGCCGGTTTCGCACTGGATCGCGCCAAGAGACAGGGCGGTGCCGCAGTTTCCTTCTACATGGACGTGTTCGGACCCGGCCACGGCCAGAGGATGACGGCGGCGTCCTGA
- a CDS encoding class I SAM-dependent methyltransferase, whose protein sequence is MQFWRFLIPPALGFTLRNGGHMLYDRVTGAPPIPLRVRDYLAEHAASGDPADVLRLMDRFAREERFLMNVGPDKGPLVREVLDKLPEQARILELGAFCGYSSILLAVTLGPAGRIVSVEKSRSATEATRANIELAGLSDRIEVIHGASTEQIPTLQGPFHLVFLDHWKDLYRGDLELLEKSGQLRPGSIVVADNVGEVFGAADYLEYVRNCGRYDSENRPATIEYTQIPDAVEISVYRGP, encoded by the coding sequence ATGCAGTTCTGGCGCTTCCTCATCCCCCCAGCCCTCGGCTTCACCCTGCGCAACGGCGGCCACATGCTCTACGACAGGGTCACCGGGGCCCCTCCTATCCCGTTGCGCGTACGGGACTACCTCGCGGAACACGCCGCTTCGGGAGACCCCGCCGACGTCCTGCGGTTGATGGACCGATTCGCACGCGAAGAGCGCTTCCTCATGAACGTAGGTCCGGACAAGGGGCCACTCGTTCGCGAAGTGCTGGACAAGCTTCCCGAGCAGGCGAGAATTCTCGAGCTCGGCGCGTTCTGTGGGTACTCGTCGATCCTCCTCGCCGTGACGCTCGGACCCGCAGGACGGATCGTCTCGGTAGAGAAGTCACGCAGCGCGACCGAAGCAACGCGCGCGAACATCGAGCTCGCCGGGCTCTCCGATCGGATCGAGGTGATCCACGGCGCTTCGACCGAGCAGATCCCGACGCTCCAGGGGCCCTTCCACCTCGTGTTCCTCGACCACTGGAAAGACCTGTACCGCGGCGATCTCGAGTTGCTCGAGAAATCCGGCCAACTGCGCCCCGGCAGCATCGTGGTGGCCGATAACGTCGGCGAGGTCTTCGGCGCCGCCGACTACCTAGAGTACGTTCGGAACTGCGGGCGCTACGATTCCGAGAACCGCCCCGCGACGATCGAGTACACACAGATCCCGGATGCGGTCGAAATCTCGGTCTACCGCGGCCCGTAG
- a CDS encoding FAD-dependent monooxygenase, with translation MQAYDLVIVGGGVGGTALGGVLARAGLEVLIVERETEFVDRVRGEWIAPWGVAEVKRVGLYDRFVAAGGHHLARHIAFDEMVPPEMAAENPLPIGALVPGIPGPLCLEHVTLQNEALEQAVEAGAEFLRGVTAVQVTAGEQPRVRFTHESEDREVSCRLIVGADGRSSTVRRQLGLELVEDPVDHLIAGLLIDGANGWPDDLQAGGKVGDINYLIFPQGGGKIRLYADYDAAERGRFGGEGGAERMLAAFDMPCVPLSGAIAGAHPIGPCRSYPSSDSWLEGPPYVPGAVLMGDAAGYNDPINGQGVSVTMRDARILGELLLEDHDWRSEVFAPYAEERRERMRRLRAAALFATALNARFGLEDLERRRCAIERIRDDPLCMMPLISVMVGPEAVEAKYFEDSFRESVFAVPT, from the coding sequence ATGCAGGCCTATGACCTGGTGATCGTCGGTGGTGGTGTGGGGGGGACGGCCCTCGGAGGCGTGCTCGCGCGCGCCGGTCTCGAAGTCTTGATCGTGGAGCGCGAGACCGAGTTCGTCGATCGGGTCCGCGGCGAGTGGATCGCCCCGTGGGGAGTGGCCGAGGTGAAGCGCGTGGGCCTCTACGATCGGTTCGTGGCTGCGGGGGGCCATCACCTCGCGCGGCACATTGCCTTCGACGAGATGGTGCCTCCCGAGATGGCGGCCGAAAACCCGCTGCCGATCGGAGCGCTCGTGCCCGGCATTCCGGGACCACTCTGCCTCGAACATGTCACGCTGCAAAACGAGGCACTAGAACAGGCGGTCGAAGCGGGCGCCGAGTTTCTGCGGGGAGTGACGGCGGTCCAGGTCACGGCTGGCGAGCAGCCACGCGTCCGTTTCACCCACGAGAGTGAGGATCGCGAAGTCTCGTGCCGCCTCATCGTCGGCGCGGACGGGAGGTCCTCGACGGTACGTCGGCAACTCGGACTCGAATTGGTGGAAGATCCGGTCGATCATCTGATCGCCGGCCTGTTGATCGACGGCGCGAACGGCTGGCCCGATGATTTGCAGGCGGGTGGCAAGGTCGGCGACATCAACTATCTCATCTTCCCCCAGGGCGGTGGCAAGATCCGGCTCTACGCAGACTACGACGCGGCCGAGCGCGGACGCTTCGGAGGAGAGGGTGGAGCCGAGCGGATGCTCGCGGCGTTCGACATGCCGTGCGTGCCCCTCAGCGGTGCGATCGCGGGGGCGCACCCGATCGGCCCGTGTCGCTCGTATCCGAGCAGCGACTCGTGGCTCGAGGGCCCGCCGTACGTGCCGGGCGCGGTGCTCATGGGAGACGCCGCCGGTTACAACGACCCGATCAACGGTCAGGGTGTCTCGGTCACGATGCGCGATGCGAGGATTCTCGGGGAACTTCTGCTCGAGGATCACGACTGGCGCTCTGAGGTTTTCGCACCGTACGCGGAGGAGCGTCGCGAACGGATGCGTCGACTGCGGGCTGCTGCGCTGTTCGCAACGGCCTTGAACGCTCGTTTCGGGCTCGAGGATCTGGAACGACGGCGGTGCGCGATCGAGCGCATCCGCGACGACCCGTTGTGCATGATGCCTCTGATCTCGGTGATGGTGGGGCCGGAAGCCGTGGAGGCGAAATACTTCGAGGACTCGTTTCGGGAGAGTGTGTTCGCGGTCCCGACGTAG
- a CDS encoding alpha/beta hydrolase: protein MQTGQTIRGATHLAFDAVEQVTHIVEGMYRNISAAPLPFGAEPEGPARGIAGLVHEIIRRVNGGVREISELALAPLSSHLDGFFPPGPQREAVAALLNGVCGDHLERTENPLAIPLQFRTFHEKDAEPVDLRAAVEPGSPFQPSSRVLVLAHGLCMNDRHWTWEGHDHGQMLAERFGYTPVYLRYNSGRHVSANGRALSSALAELLDTWPTEIESITLLGFSMGGLVTRAALQVGEEEKNAWVSHVDKAVYVGTPHHGAALERGGFHLQRVAGFSPYTAPLAALGRIRSDGITDLRHGNIRAEDWHHHDPHEDNADHRRPSPLAEGIAHYAIAGTLSEEKSQPADRLLGDGLVHPESGLGRHADPEKTLRFPAEHVRIVYGRAHLGLLHDPEVAQTLRTWLTR, encoded by the coding sequence ATGCAGACCGGACAGACGATCCGCGGGGCAACCCATTTGGCTTTCGATGCCGTCGAACAGGTCACACACATCGTCGAAGGGATGTACCGCAACATCTCCGCGGCACCGCTCCCGTTCGGCGCGGAACCCGAGGGACCGGCCCGCGGCATCGCCGGTCTCGTTCACGAAATCATCCGGCGTGTGAACGGCGGCGTCCGCGAGATCTCCGAGCTCGCCCTCGCCCCCCTGTCGAGCCACTTGGACGGGTTCTTTCCTCCCGGCCCGCAGCGGGAGGCGGTCGCAGCCTTGCTGAACGGCGTGTGCGGCGATCACCTCGAACGGACCGAGAACCCTCTCGCGATTCCCCTCCAGTTCCGCACCTTCCACGAAAAAGATGCGGAGCCGGTGGACCTGCGCGCCGCCGTAGAACCCGGCTCGCCCTTCCAACCATCGAGCCGCGTCCTCGTCCTCGCGCACGGCCTGTGCATGAACGACCGGCACTGGACCTGGGAGGGCCACGATCACGGCCAGATGCTCGCCGAGCGATTCGGCTACACACCCGTCTACCTTCGCTACAACTCGGGACGACACGTATCCGCAAACGGGCGCGCACTCTCCTCGGCGCTCGCAGAGCTTTTGGACACTTGGCCAACCGAGATCGAATCCATCACGCTCCTCGGATTCAGCATGGGCGGACTCGTCACGCGCGCGGCCCTCCAGGTCGGAGAAGAAGAGAAGAACGCCTGGGTCTCGCACGTCGACAAGGCCGTGTACGTCGGCACACCGCATCACGGTGCCGCTCTCGAACGCGGCGGCTTCCATCTTCAGCGCGTCGCCGGCTTCAGTCCCTACACCGCGCCGCTCGCGGCGCTGGGCCGGATTCGCAGCGACGGCATCACCGACCTACGGCACGGGAACATCCGCGCCGAGGACTGGCATCATCATGACCCGCACGAGGACAACGCGGACCATCGGCGCCCGTCACCGCTGGCCGAGGGCATCGCCCATTACGCGATCGCCGGCACGTTGTCTGAGGAGAAGAGTCAGCCAGCCGATAGACTCCTCGGTGATGGGCTCGTGCACCCAGAGAGCGGGCTCGGCCGACACGCCGACCCGGAGAAGACGCTCCGGTTCCCAGCCGAGCATGTGCGGATCGTCTACGGCCGGGCCCACCTCGGCCTGCTGCACGATCCCGAGGTCGCGCAAACCCTCCGCACTTGGCTCACGCGCTAG
- a CDS encoding acetoacetate decarboxylase family protein: protein MATDEKDLRINPGDIMGWPILKIDYLADPARIAALLPPGIDPGKEPTVHLSIYCYPVPDEPEFGIVIAVDADYRGTPGVYTLGYGIDQEAAIYISKDMNGQPKFPCDIDYYRMGDNVTARCSHQGYTFVEFSGKTGEVVDLPASHEENEWWVKVSRAVGGAEKAYDLPPRVVMVKTTYQPVRRENVQGKLNLIQSPWDPIATLLPMKGDASAYLWTAMPTARDITQEGALDPDGFWPFVDTIGSSRWPGTMGGPRREL, encoded by the coding sequence ATGGCCACCGACGAGAAAGACCTCCGCATCAACCCAGGCGACATCATGGGTTGGCCGATTCTCAAGATCGACTACCTGGCCGACCCGGCTCGGATTGCCGCGCTCCTCCCCCCGGGCATCGACCCGGGTAAAGAGCCGACCGTCCACCTGTCGATCTATTGCTACCCGGTTCCCGACGAGCCGGAGTTCGGCATCGTGATCGCTGTCGACGCCGACTATCGCGGGACGCCCGGCGTCTACACGCTGGGCTACGGCATCGATCAGGAAGCCGCGATCTACATCAGCAAGGACATGAACGGGCAGCCGAAGTTCCCGTGCGACATCGACTACTATCGCATGGGCGACAACGTGACCGCGCGGTGCTCGCATCAGGGCTACACGTTCGTCGAGTTCAGCGGGAAGACGGGCGAGGTCGTAGACCTCCCTGCCTCGCACGAGGAGAACGAGTGGTGGGTCAAGGTCTCGCGCGCCGTGGGTGGCGCCGAGAAGGCGTATGATCTCCCTCCGCGAGTCGTGATGGTGAAGACCACGTACCAGCCGGTGCGCCGCGAGAACGTCCAGGGCAAATTGAATCTGATCCAAAGCCCGTGGGACCCGATCGCGACCCTGCTCCCGATGAAGGGTGACGCGTCCGCGTACCTATGGACGGCGATGCCGACGGCGCGCGACATCACGCAAGAAGGCGCGCTCGATCCAGACGGCTTCTGGCCCTTCGTCGATACGATCGGAAGTTCTCGCTGGCCCGGAACGATGGGCGGTCCCCGCCGCGAGCTCTGA
- a CDS encoding magnesium and cobalt transport protein CorA: MAPITECAFYVDGQWVEDAGVEQLESVLLNDVRSANDFVWVSVDQPDHESLESLQRNLHLHELEVEDMESAHQRPKLEEYDHSLLLVLRTGGWNASAAEVELGETHIAVGPQHVLTVHHGSSPAGSTFRARCQHVPSHPERGPMYALHVVFDTVVDEWVPVIDALEELVEALEERLLADEVDQELIREVYAARASVASARRAVAPLIEITNRLTLARGELVPATLRPYFRDVHDHVLRLNDRLDDLRELTGAAVQTHVALVSLRQNDITKKLASWAAIIAVPTMVAGIYGMNFDHLPGLNSAAVLAAVSTVTLSLCAGLFARFRHVGWL; the protein is encoded by the coding sequence GTGGCGCCAATCACAGAGTGCGCGTTCTACGTCGATGGGCAGTGGGTCGAGGACGCGGGGGTCGAGCAGCTCGAATCCGTTCTTCTGAACGACGTTCGCTCGGCCAACGACTTCGTCTGGGTATCGGTCGATCAGCCGGACCACGAGAGCCTCGAATCCCTCCAACGAAATCTGCACCTCCACGAGTTGGAGGTCGAAGACATGGAGTCCGCCCACCAGCGGCCGAAGCTCGAGGAGTACGATCACAGCCTGCTCCTCGTCCTCCGCACCGGCGGGTGGAATGCGTCCGCGGCGGAGGTGGAGCTCGGAGAGACCCACATCGCGGTCGGGCCGCAGCACGTGCTCACCGTGCACCACGGCTCCAGTCCCGCCGGCTCGACGTTCCGCGCGCGATGCCAACACGTCCCCAGCCACCCCGAGCGCGGGCCGATGTACGCGCTTCACGTGGTCTTCGACACAGTCGTCGACGAGTGGGTCCCGGTGATCGATGCACTCGAGGAACTGGTCGAGGCACTCGAAGAACGACTGCTCGCCGACGAAGTCGATCAGGAGCTCATCCGGGAGGTCTACGCCGCACGCGCGTCGGTCGCGTCGGCCCGTCGCGCCGTCGCGCCCCTCATCGAGATCACCAACCGACTGACCCTCGCGCGCGGCGAGCTCGTGCCCGCTACGCTGCGACCGTACTTCCGCGACGTCCATGACCACGTGCTAAGGCTGAACGACCGACTCGACGATCTCCGCGAACTTACGGGCGCCGCCGTCCAAACCCACGTAGCTCTCGTTTCCCTCCGCCAGAACGACATTACGAAGAAGCTCGCCTCCTGGGCCGCGATCATCGCCGTGCCGACGATGGTCGCCGGTATTTACGGAATGAACTTCGACCACCTACCCGGGCTCAATTCGGCGGCTGTCCTGGCCGCTGTGTCCACGGTGACACTCAGCTTGTGCGCGGGGCTCTTCGCGCGATTCCGACACGTCGGCTGGTTGTGA